One stretch of Aedes albopictus strain Foshan unplaced genomic scaffold, AalbF5 HiC_scaffold_423, whole genome shotgun sequence DNA includes these proteins:
- the LOC109622904 gene encoding transcription factor ATOH8, with product MNAMNAIAKMYPKLSAVELSAILMKGAAMSAAASLERDSGFNSGSSEHEDDLKSLDQSSRDGLITPENSSEDSVEVKLPQTVIKNKRKSTEPLRVVSDAELLGPIKKRIRYEGQIKEEKEPILDHHVNGNPFRPWAPSEEPSAAHPLPAHFPNPADLLVRHPGVTTFHRAISLKPLDRLQQPSPAAIYPPSIPSTSTSTPCQQQPLALISKKSQSFKAPSLTVQDTIRQSSSSDRSVFLPPHPVRDPPRSASTKAMQPRNYKNMTRERRIEANARERTRVHTISAAYEKLRQAVPAYSDAQKLSKLSILRIACSYILTLSRMAGDDYSADASEPSIDDCIEMVTKTIQTEGKIKKKKDE from the coding sequence GTGCTGCAATGTCCGCAGCTGCCTCGCTGGAACGTGATTCCGGTTTCAATTCGGGCAGCTCCGAACACGAAGACGATCTCAAAAGCCTAGACCAGAGCTCCAGAGATGGACTCATCACACCGGAAAACAGTTCCGAGGATTCGGTTGAGGTCAAACTACCTCAAACCGTAATCAAGAACAAGCGCAAGAGTACGGAGCCGCTACGAGTGGTTTCGGATGCGGAACTGCTTGGGCCAATCAAAAAACGGATCCGCTACGAAGGGCAGATCAAGGAAGAGAAGGAACCTATTCTAGATCACCACGTGAACGGCAACCCGTTCCGCCCATGGGCTCCGAGCGAGGAGCCCTCAGCAGCCCATCCACTACCTGCACACTTTCCTAATCCGGCCGATCTGCTGGTCAGACACCCCGGAGTAACCACCTTTCACCGTGCCATCAGCCTTAAACCTCTGGACCGCCTCCAGCAGCCATCACCAGCCGCCATCTACCCACCGTCCATCCCATCCACCTCCACCAGCACCCCCTGCCAACAGCAACCCCTCGCATTGATCTCTAAGAAATCCCAGTCCTTCAAAGCCCCCTCCCTAACGGTACAGGACACCATCCGGCAGTCCTCGTCCTCAGACCGATCCGTATTCCTCCCGCCGCACCCCGTCCGCGATCCACCCCGATCGGCCTCAACCAAAGCAATGCAACCTCGCAACTACAAAAACATGACTCGCGAGCGGCGAATCGAGGCGAATGCTCGCGAGCGAACCCGAGTGCACACGATCTCAGCAGCCTACGAAAAGCTCCGCCAAGCCGTGCCCGCCTACTCCGATGCGCAGAAGCTGTCCAAGCTGTCCATCCTGCGGATTGCGTGCTCCTACATCCTGACTCTGAGCCGGATGGCTGGCGACGATTACAGTGCGGACGCGTCCGAACCCTCGATCGACGACTGCATCGAAATGGTGACGAAAACCATCCAGACCGAGGGCAAGATCAAGAAGAAGAAAGACGAGTAA